The Verrucomicrobium spinosum DSM 4136 = JCM 18804 genome includes a region encoding these proteins:
- a CDS encoding SCO family protein, which yields MSTPTPPSSPTPPSPDEVPRSINPLTVWVPIIVIVCGIVIGWNYMLHQIKKEREESAGMVEQRLPMLSRLEKNIGFVERNGQKVELAALKGKIIVACWVYTHCPRGCSGVVGELLSLHNDLEANPDVHFLSVSVDPADGPEELSKFAEGLKIKGDNWWFVNGETKEVRSYMTRYFGFQGVQDVPEKDRLSPDDKYIHDMKVALVDHKGHVRGMYDVASFDPEFKAFWKDKIRKDIGTLLKDKAEDEGKNGK from the coding sequence ATGAGTACACCCACGCCGCCATCCTCACCAACCCCGCCTTCACCGGATGAGGTGCCCAGGAGCATCAACCCCCTGACGGTCTGGGTGCCCATCATCGTCATTGTCTGTGGCATCGTGATCGGGTGGAACTACATGCTGCACCAGATCAAGAAGGAAAGGGAAGAGTCGGCTGGTATGGTGGAGCAACGCCTGCCCATGCTCTCGCGGCTGGAGAAGAACATCGGCTTTGTCGAACGGAATGGTCAGAAGGTGGAGCTGGCCGCTCTAAAGGGGAAGATCATCGTGGCGTGCTGGGTGTACACTCATTGCCCACGTGGTTGTTCTGGGGTGGTGGGTGAGCTTCTCAGCCTGCACAATGACCTTGAGGCCAATCCTGATGTCCACTTTCTTTCTGTGAGCGTCGATCCCGCTGATGGCCCGGAAGAACTCAGCAAGTTCGCTGAGGGGCTCAAGATCAAGGGCGACAACTGGTGGTTTGTGAATGGTGAGACCAAGGAAGTCCGCTCGTACATGACCCGCTACTTTGGATTTCAGGGGGTGCAGGATGTGCCCGAGAAAGACCGTCTCTCCCCGGATGACAAGTACATCCACGATATGAAGGTGGCCTTGGTGGACCATAAAGGACATGTACGGGGCATGTATGACGTGGCCAGCTTCGATCCTGAGTTCAAGGCGTTCTGGAAGGACAAAATCCGCAAGGACATCGGC
- a CDS encoding COX15/CtaA family protein produces the protein MIWTRFQKLALIAFISVEVLIFVGAVVRATGSGLGCPDWPLCYGCWTPPTKAEDIDFQKLNIEKFRAKAARLGRDPASITPETLREEFDPVATWVEYINRLTSLPVGLSVTALLIASFWQIWAGRFRVFVGALGSFALVLINAWLGARVVLSGLKPGIITLHMALAILLQCFLVYTAWRGTAQPWGLPVIGEGGKALHRIGLLLFALVVVEGVMGSQVREMTDHLAMLHAGEKRELWVKELEQTVVYLLHRSFSWIILGMAFLFHWKSGQVLGRAKWLERGILGLVCAQMVLGVVLSQVGIVRIAQILHIGLSSLLVSGLFLWLLGSHRATRATAGPDPVEPIASNPVV, from the coding sequence ATGATCTGGACCCGATTTCAAAAGCTGGCGCTGATAGCGTTTATTTCAGTGGAGGTGCTGATCTTCGTGGGTGCGGTGGTGCGGGCGACGGGGTCTGGGCTGGGGTGTCCGGACTGGCCCTTGTGTTATGGTTGCTGGACGCCTCCTACCAAGGCGGAAGACATCGATTTTCAAAAACTGAACATCGAGAAGTTCCGGGCCAAGGCAGCGCGGTTAGGGCGGGATCCGGCTTCCATCACCCCCGAAACCCTTCGGGAGGAGTTTGATCCCGTAGCGACATGGGTCGAGTACATCAACCGCCTTACCAGCCTGCCAGTGGGGCTTTCCGTGACTGCCCTACTCATTGCGTCATTCTGGCAAATCTGGGCGGGACGCTTCCGGGTGTTTGTCGGGGCTCTGGGCTCGTTTGCCCTCGTGTTGATCAATGCCTGGTTGGGAGCGCGGGTGGTCTTGAGCGGCCTCAAGCCGGGCATCATCACTCTGCACATGGCCCTGGCGATCCTGTTGCAGTGTTTTCTAGTGTACACCGCCTGGCGTGGTACCGCCCAGCCATGGGGGCTCCCGGTGATCGGGGAAGGAGGCAAGGCGTTGCATCGCATTGGCTTGCTGCTCTTCGCCCTGGTGGTGGTGGAAGGCGTCATGGGCTCCCAGGTTCGTGAAATGACTGACCATCTCGCCATGCTCCACGCTGGTGAAAAGCGGGAACTGTGGGTGAAGGAACTGGAGCAGACGGTCGTGTACCTGCTCCATCGGAGCTTTTCGTGGATCATCTTGGGTATGGCTTTCCTGTTCCATTGGAAGTCGGGCCAGGTTCTTGGTCGGGCAAAGTGGTTGGAGCGGGGGATTCTAGGGTTGGTGTGTGCCCAGATGGTGCTTGGGGTCGTGCTGTCGCAGGTGGGAATCGTCCGGATTGCACAGATTCTGCACATTGGCTTGTCTTCGCTGCTGGTGAGTGGATTGTTCCTCTGGCTGCTCGGTAGCCACCGGGCAACGCGGGCCACGGCGGGGCCTGACCCGGTAGAACCCATCGCTTCCAACCCCGTCGTCTGA
- the cyoE gene encoding heme o synthase has protein sequence MSETATSSNPQSSVMMKDFMSLTKFRLSVLVLVTTFVGYWLGRSGKDLDLALMFHTLLGSALAAFGAAVFNQLMEIEPDRRMERTADRPLPSRRMEPGVAFGVGWLLSAFALLHLGKMVNIEAAALCAMTLGVYLFVYTPMKQQSAWNTIVGAVSGALPPLIGWAGAAGPPVNNDAYFRLELISSSGAIYLFSLLFLWQLPHFLAINWMYRDEYRKGGFVMWANEDHTGGKTSKLALLFSFCAVALMFLPPLAGDTSYWFLPFALLVNLILVWLAWKFYKIRDRASARKLFFFTLMYLPLLLGISMVFWKP, from the coding sequence ATGTCTGAGACCGCCACCTCTTCGAATCCCCAATCCAGCGTCATGATGAAGGACTTCATGTCGCTGACGAAGTTCCGGCTCAGTGTGCTCGTTTTGGTCACCACCTTCGTGGGATACTGGCTGGGGCGGAGCGGGAAGGACTTGGACCTGGCGCTGATGTTTCACACGCTGCTGGGCAGCGCCTTGGCAGCCTTTGGTGCGGCAGTGTTCAATCAGTTGATGGAAATCGAGCCGGATAGGCGCATGGAGCGCACCGCTGATCGCCCGCTTCCTTCCCGGCGCATGGAGCCGGGTGTGGCCTTTGGGGTGGGTTGGCTGCTCAGTGCCTTTGCGTTGCTGCACCTGGGGAAAATGGTGAACATAGAGGCGGCCGCGCTTTGTGCCATGACCTTGGGGGTGTATCTTTTCGTTTACACGCCGATGAAGCAGCAATCGGCGTGGAATACGATCGTTGGGGCGGTGTCGGGCGCTCTGCCACCGCTCATTGGATGGGCAGGAGCCGCCGGCCCGCCTGTCAACAATGATGCCTATTTCCGTCTGGAACTCATCTCGTCGAGCGGAGCCATCTATCTCTTTTCCCTTCTCTTCCTCTGGCAGCTCCCGCACTTCCTGGCGATCAACTGGATGTACCGTGACGAGTATCGCAAAGGCGGTTTTGTCATGTGGGCGAACGAGGATCATACCGGTGGCAAGACCTCCAAGCTGGCCCTGCTGTTCTCATTTTGCGCCGTGGCGCTGATGTTCCTGCCTCCGCTGGCCGGCGACACCAGTTACTGGTTCCTTCCTTTCGCCCTGCTAGTGAACCTGATACTGGTCTGGCTGGCCTGGAAGTTCTACAAGATCCGCGACCGTGCCAGCGCGCGGAAGTTGTTCTTCTTCACCCTCATGTACCTGCCGTTGTTGTTGGGCATCAGCATGGTGTTCTGGAAACCCTGA